From the Ruania alkalisoli genome, one window contains:
- a CDS encoding MurR/RpiR family transcriptional regulator has translation MGHPRDPGDEPSTFPADFGLRARLQAAQPRLTRGMASLAALLLENPELPINLSSSGLAARAGVSPPTLSRFCKVLGYGGYLQLRVGAAADVGRSVAQDGLAGEPGAMVHPEMDDQELLKTFLSTHVQALQASADLTDLRQVREAAQLIAESSRVDVYGVGGSGSVASGLVERLFQVGINARSWSDLHMGAMSAACLSSSSVAVGVSNSGVTTETITMLTVARDAGAATIAITSDDRSPLADLADLLIRTAPPDDYRDLGQLTASHTQVFAADLLYLLVSWHDQERSQEHARRAREAVTRLGGKPAPGGPAARHRP, from the coding sequence ATGGGGCATCCGCGCGATCCAGGAGACGAACCGTCGACGTTCCCGGCCGATTTCGGCCTGAGGGCACGACTCCAGGCGGCCCAACCACGACTGACGCGCGGCATGGCCAGCCTCGCAGCACTGCTGCTGGAGAACCCGGAGCTACCCATCAACCTCTCGAGTTCTGGCCTGGCTGCCCGGGCTGGGGTCTCACCGCCCACACTGAGCCGGTTCTGCAAGGTTCTCGGCTATGGCGGCTACCTCCAACTACGAGTCGGAGCAGCGGCCGATGTCGGTCGTTCCGTCGCACAAGACGGCCTGGCCGGCGAGCCCGGAGCCATGGTGCACCCGGAGATGGACGACCAAGAGCTGCTGAAGACCTTTCTCTCGACTCACGTCCAAGCGCTGCAGGCCTCGGCCGACCTCACTGACCTACGTCAGGTCCGCGAGGCGGCGCAGCTGATCGCCGAGAGCTCGCGGGTGGACGTCTACGGCGTCGGCGGATCAGGTTCGGTGGCCAGCGGGCTCGTGGAGCGGCTGTTTCAGGTCGGCATCAACGCACGCAGCTGGTCCGACCTGCACATGGGAGCGATGAGCGCAGCCTGTTTGAGCAGTTCGTCCGTCGCCGTGGGCGTCTCCAACTCGGGCGTGACAACCGAGACGATCACGATGCTGACCGTAGCCCGCGACGCCGGTGCGGCAACCATCGCCATCACCAGCGATGACCGTTCACCGCTCGCGGACCTGGCCGACCTGCTCATCCGCACCGCACCACCGGATGACTACCGCGATCTGGGTCAGCTGACCGCCTCGCACACCCAGGTCTTCGCCGCCGACCTGCTCTACCTGCTCGTCTCCTGGCACGACCAGGAACGTTCGCAGGAGCACGCCCGCCGGGCTCGCGAGGCAGTCACCCGGCTCGGCGGGAAACCTGCCCCCGGCGGACCAGCAGCACGCCACCGACCGTGA
- the ligD gene encoding non-homologous end-joining DNA ligase → MADDAAELTVGDRTIRISHPDRVMFPARGETKLDLAHYYLAVGDGITRALRERPCMLHRFPTGVSGEKVHQKRLPRGAPSWVETVQVYFPRYKRTADELCVTEPASVIWAVQMGTVEFHPWNSRREHVEEPDEWRIDLDPMPDCPFDRVRRVAHVAHEILDELGITGYPKTSGGSGLHIYVRIEPRWGFDEVRTAALAFAREVARRAPDDVTTEWWRKDRDPASVFVDYNQNARDHTMAAAYSVRGNPEATVSTPIAWDEIAEVDPRELTLATVPDRFARLGDLHARIDEVAHTIEPLLEWAERDEKS, encoded by the coding sequence ATGGCCGATGACGCCGCCGAACTCACTGTCGGAGATCGCACGATCCGCATCTCCCACCCGGACCGGGTCATGTTCCCCGCCCGCGGGGAGACCAAACTCGACCTTGCCCACTACTACCTCGCCGTCGGTGACGGCATCACCCGGGCGCTGCGCGAACGGCCATGCATGCTGCACCGGTTCCCCACCGGGGTGAGCGGCGAGAAGGTGCACCAGAAGCGCCTGCCGCGAGGGGCGCCGTCGTGGGTGGAGACGGTGCAGGTGTATTTCCCCCGGTACAAACGTACGGCGGACGAGTTGTGCGTGACCGAACCTGCCAGCGTGATCTGGGCGGTGCAGATGGGCACCGTGGAGTTCCACCCCTGGAACTCCCGCCGCGAGCATGTGGAAGAACCCGATGAGTGGCGCATCGATCTCGATCCGATGCCGGACTGCCCGTTCGACCGGGTGCGCCGGGTCGCTCACGTCGCCCACGAGATCCTCGACGAGCTCGGCATCACCGGCTACCCCAAGACGTCCGGCGGATCCGGCCTGCACATCTACGTACGGATCGAGCCCCGGTGGGGCTTCGATGAGGTCAGGACGGCGGCTCTCGCCTTCGCGCGCGAGGTCGCCCGGCGTGCTCCCGACGACGTCACGACCGAGTGGTGGCGCAAGGACAGGGACCCGGCGTCCGTCTTCGTGGACTACAACCAGAACGCACGTGACCACACGATGGCCGCCGCCTATTCGGTACGCGGCAACCCCGAAGCCACCGTGTCCACTCCGATCGCCTGGGACGAGATCGCCGAGGTCGACCCCCGAGAGCTGACCCTCGCCACCGTGCCGGACCGGTTCGCCCGCCTCGGGGACCTGCATGCCCGCATCGACGAGGTCGCCCACACGATCGAACCGTTGCTGGAGTGGGCCGAGCGCGACGAGAAGTCCTGA
- a CDS encoding bile acid:sodium symporter family protein, whose product MKRLRGLWSAIDPFVLLILTALVLGLVLPLSGPVLDGVTTVGDVAIFVLFLVYGMRLRTTEVLGGLRNWRLQGGILASTYLLFPALGVLIGWATEPLVGAAFAAGLLYLSLLPSTVQSSVAFVSVARGNVAGAICAATVSNVVGMVLTPLLVLWLMGASGATGWGGLQSVLLQLLLPFVIGQLLQPFVGEWVRAHAHLTKVLDRGTVVLLVFGAVAHATADGVWGQVTPLTLVVLLAVSAFLLTAVLAATWWGGQGLGLDVEDRIALLMCGSKKSLATGLPMALVLFPAATAATIAVPVIIFHQLQLVVCAALARRFAAR is encoded by the coding sequence GTGAAGCGGCTCCGCGGACTCTGGTCGGCGATCGACCCCTTCGTGCTCCTCATCCTGACCGCGCTCGTGCTGGGCTTGGTGCTGCCCTTGTCGGGGCCCGTGCTCGATGGCGTCACGACCGTGGGCGATGTGGCGATCTTCGTGTTGTTCTTGGTGTACGGCATGCGCTTGCGCACCACCGAGGTGCTCGGGGGCCTGCGGAACTGGCGGCTGCAGGGCGGCATCCTCGCTTCCACGTACCTGCTCTTCCCGGCACTGGGGGTGCTGATCGGCTGGGCCACCGAGCCGCTGGTGGGGGCTGCCTTCGCCGCCGGTCTGCTGTACCTGAGCCTGCTGCCCTCCACGGTGCAGTCTTCGGTCGCCTTCGTCTCCGTCGCGCGCGGGAACGTGGCCGGGGCGATCTGCGCGGCGACGGTCTCTAATGTCGTCGGGATGGTGCTCACCCCGCTGCTGGTGCTGTGGCTGATGGGCGCCTCTGGGGCGACCGGCTGGGGTGGTCTGCAGTCAGTGCTGCTGCAGTTGCTGCTGCCGTTCGTGATCGGCCAGCTGCTGCAGCCGTTCGTGGGGGAGTGGGTGCGGGCGCACGCCCACCTGACCAAGGTGCTCGACCGGGGCACTGTGGTGCTGCTGGTGTTCGGAGCCGTCGCCCATGCCACGGCCGACGGCGTCTGGGGCCAGGTCACGCCCCTCACCCTGGTGGTGCTGCTCGCCGTCAGCGCCTTCCTCCTGACGGCGGTGCTCGCCGCGACCTGGTGGGGCGGTCAGGGCCTCGGGTTGGATGTCGAGGACCGCATCGCGCTGCTCATGTGCGGGTCGAAGAAGTCTCTGGCCACCGGGTTGCCGATGGCGCTGGTGCTGTTCCCTGCCGCGACGGCCGCAACGATCGCGGTGCCGGTGATCATCTTCCACCAGCTGCAGCTCGTGGTGTGCGCGGCACTAGCCCGGCGGTTTGCTGCCCGCTGA
- a CDS encoding FtsX-like permease family protein, with product MKAAVDLWLLLRRRTAGSGDPQRLTTALAVLAFAVTTAVTGVVLGGLLAFVERGQAPGAADEAGFYITLAGTASALLMVPLITLGGAAARLAVARRDERLAALRLAGATTGQVSLLTILDATGQALTGALLGTAGTFALIPLVLQISFQGVPFSYGELVAPWWVYVAIVAVVTLVALFSAGGSLRKVAITPLGVAARTSPSPLHWSRVLPMVAFGGAFAVLLNSGQAGLGVLVVLVVGGFAMMNALGPWVMGLIGRFAAWRARTPATLIAARRIIDSPRTAWRSVGGVALATFIAGMTAAIAMFSGDQGDQMARDMSTGGFLTLAIAGVVAAVSTGVMQAGRVIDQAGEYRALRLAGTDRRVLDAARLQETLVPLAVAVGLATASALLFMVPALGFAFVTAAPVLIQFALSVAGACTLVLLGVLASGRVVRTVLT from the coding sequence ATGAAGGCGGCAGTCGACCTGTGGTTGCTGCTACGCCGGCGCACCGCCGGGAGCGGCGATCCGCAGCGCCTCACCACGGCACTGGCCGTGCTGGCGTTCGCTGTCACGACGGCAGTCACCGGAGTCGTGCTCGGGGGCCTCCTGGCATTCGTCGAACGTGGGCAGGCACCGGGGGCAGCGGACGAGGCCGGCTTCTACATCACGCTGGCCGGGACCGCCTCGGCGCTGCTGATGGTCCCGCTGATCACACTCGGTGGCGCCGCGGCCCGGCTCGCCGTCGCACGGCGGGACGAACGATTGGCCGCCCTGCGTCTCGCGGGCGCCACCACCGGGCAGGTATCCCTGTTGACGATCCTCGATGCGACGGGCCAGGCGCTGACCGGAGCTCTCCTCGGAACCGCCGGGACATTCGCGCTGATCCCGCTGGTGCTGCAGATCTCGTTCCAAGGCGTGCCGTTCAGCTACGGCGAGCTCGTCGCCCCGTGGTGGGTCTATGTGGCGATCGTCGCTGTGGTGACTCTGGTGGCGCTGTTCTCTGCGGGCGGGAGCCTGCGGAAGGTCGCGATCACACCGCTCGGCGTGGCCGCACGGACGTCGCCCAGTCCGCTGCACTGGTCACGCGTGCTCCCCATGGTCGCGTTCGGCGGTGCGTTCGCCGTTCTCCTGAACAGCGGCCAGGCGGGTCTCGGTGTGCTGGTGGTCCTTGTTGTCGGCGGGTTCGCGATGATGAACGCACTCGGGCCGTGGGTCATGGGTCTGATCGGCCGATTCGCTGCATGGCGGGCCCGCACGCCCGCCACGTTGATCGCGGCTCGGCGCATCATCGACTCCCCGCGCACAGCGTGGCGCAGCGTCGGGGGCGTCGCGCTGGCGACGTTCATCGCTGGAATGACGGCCGCCATCGCGATGTTCAGTGGCGATCAGGGCGACCAGATGGCCCGCGACATGTCGACCGGGGGCTTCCTGACGCTCGCGATCGCGGGCGTGGTCGCGGCCGTCTCAACCGGGGTGATGCAGGCGGGCCGGGTGATCGACCAGGCCGGGGAGTACCGGGCGCTGCGACTGGCGGGCACGGATCGGCGCGTGCTCGACGCCGCCCGCCTGCAGGAGACTCTCGTGCCACTGGCGGTTGCCGTGGGACTGGCCACCGCCTCCGCGCTGCTGTTCATGGTCCCGGCACTCGGTTTCGCCTTCGTCACCGCCGCACCGGTGCTCATCCAGTTCGCGCTGAGCGTCGCCGGGGCATGCACCCTGGTGCTGCTCGGTGTACTCGCCTCCGGCCGGGTGGTGCGGACCGTACTCACCTGA
- a CDS encoding ABC transporter ATP-binding protein, with amino-acid sequence MTTRTPLTAHHLVKTYGTDGVTTTALAGVDLTIAPGESVAVMGPSGSGKTTLLHCLAGVLTPTQGEVLWAGQNLASLSDAARTALRRTDFGFVFQSGQLLPELPAEENAALPLMLGGVPRASAVQTAQRWLEFLGLAGMANRRPGELSGGQAQRVAIARALVGSPGVVFADEPTGALDQQTGAEVLRVLTDATRATGAALVIVTHDPQVARWCERTVQMQDGRIVAEHRREASSPDDVRATR; translated from the coding sequence ATGACCACACGCACCCCTCTCACCGCCCACCATCTGGTGAAGACCTACGGCACCGACGGCGTCACCACCACGGCGCTCGCCGGCGTCGACCTGACCATCGCCCCAGGTGAGTCGGTCGCCGTCATGGGCCCCTCCGGCTCCGGCAAGACGACGCTCCTGCACTGCCTCGCCGGTGTGCTCACGCCGACCCAGGGCGAGGTGCTCTGGGCGGGCCAGAACCTGGCCTCGCTCTCCGACGCCGCCCGCACCGCCCTGCGCCGCACCGACTTCGGGTTCGTCTTCCAATCCGGGCAGCTGCTTCCGGAGCTCCCGGCCGAGGAGAACGCGGCCCTGCCGCTGATGCTCGGCGGCGTCCCACGCGCTTCTGCGGTCCAGACCGCACAGCGCTGGCTGGAGTTCCTTGGCCTCGCCGGAATGGCGAACCGACGCCCGGGCGAACTCTCGGGCGGCCAGGCCCAACGCGTCGCGATCGCGCGCGCGTTGGTGGGCTCGCCGGGTGTGGTGTTCGCCGACGAACCCACCGGCGCACTCGACCAGCAGACCGGAGCCGAGGTGCTGCGAGTGCTCACCGACGCCACCCGCGCCACCGGGGCGGCGCTGGTGATCGTCACCCATGATCCGCAGGTGGCCCGCTGGTGCGAGCGCACCGTTCAGATGCAGGACGGTCGGATCGTGGCCGAGCACCGGCGCGAAGCGTCATCCCCCGACGACGTCCGGGCCACCCGATGA
- a CDS encoding sugar phosphate isomerase/epimerase family protein produces the protein MTGAPISVQLYSVREAMKVDMSAALRRIADIGFTEAEAFGFADRVEEFQKAKDESGLSLTSGHAKLVTADDPAAILGAARTLGMSTLIDPAIPAEQWETRESVEGLAARLNELAVQGADQGLRIGYHNHWWEVAEIEGTPALEIFAAALDERVILEVDTYWAEVGGVSAAALLERLGSQVTHIHVKDGPLTRDNKAQLPAGAGQAPVEAILAAAPNAVRVVEFDDYDGDVFEGIAASFAYLKDRA, from the coding sequence ATGACCGGAGCACCGATCTCCGTCCAGCTGTACTCCGTCCGCGAAGCCATGAAGGTTGACATGTCCGCCGCGCTGCGACGGATCGCCGACATCGGCTTCACCGAAGCCGAGGCATTCGGCTTCGCTGATCGGGTGGAGGAATTCCAGAAGGCCAAGGACGAGTCAGGGTTGAGCCTGACGTCCGGGCACGCCAAGCTCGTCACGGCCGACGATCCCGCCGCCATTCTCGGGGCTGCCCGCACCCTGGGGATGTCCACTCTCATCGACCCGGCCATCCCGGCCGAGCAGTGGGAGACCCGCGAGTCCGTGGAGGGCTTGGCTGCTCGTCTCAACGAGCTCGCCGTGCAGGGAGCGGACCAGGGCTTGAGGATCGGGTACCACAACCACTGGTGGGAGGTTGCTGAGATCGAGGGCACTCCGGCGCTGGAGATCTTCGCCGCTGCGCTCGATGAGCGGGTCATCCTCGAAGTTGATACTTACTGGGCCGAGGTAGGCGGCGTCTCCGCCGCCGCGCTGCTGGAGCGGCTCGGGTCGCAGGTCACGCACATTCACGTCAAGGACGGCCCGCTCACGCGTGACAACAAGGCACAGCTGCCTGCCGGTGCTGGCCAGGCCCCGGTCGAGGCGATCCTGGCCGCAGCCCCGAACGCCGTCCGCGTGGTGGAGTTCGACGACTATGACGGCGACGTCTTCGAGGGCATCGCTGCCAGCTTCGCCTACCTCAAGGACCGCGCCTGA
- a CDS encoding Gfo/Idh/MocA family protein, protein MPGRVGVGVIGAGVISTQYLTNLTTFPDLEVLFIADLDVERAQAKAEEFGVPGHGTVADLLAVDEVEIVVNLTIPAVHAEVGQQIIAAGKHQWSEKPLALDRASGRQLLESAEAAGLRVACAPDTVLGSGLQTTIRELRAGRIGTALNALVLFQTPGPHSWHPSPEFLFDVGGGPLFDIGPYYLTALVHLLGPVASVSATASTAQATRVIGAGPKAGTEFPVNVPTHHGALIQFESGAAAQAVFSFESEIKRTLLEVTGSAGSVVVPDPNKFEGATTLWAPGVGEAEEIPSAGVTTTRGTGVVELARAIRAGEAERASGEIAFHVLDVMISIDEAAASGTAVEVGSTVTVPDALPAEWDPTAATL, encoded by the coding sequence ATGCCCGGCCGTGTGGGAGTCGGCGTCATCGGCGCCGGCGTGATCAGCACCCAGTACCTGACGAACCTGACGACCTTTCCTGACCTCGAGGTGCTCTTCATCGCCGACCTCGACGTCGAGCGCGCCCAGGCCAAGGCGGAGGAGTTCGGTGTGCCGGGCCATGGCACGGTGGCCGACCTGCTGGCCGTGGACGAGGTCGAGATCGTCGTGAACCTGACCATCCCGGCGGTGCATGCCGAGGTGGGTCAGCAGATCATCGCCGCTGGTAAGCACCAGTGGAGCGAGAAGCCGTTGGCGTTGGACCGGGCTTCGGGCCGTCAGCTGCTGGAATCGGCCGAGGCTGCTGGCCTGCGGGTCGCGTGCGCGCCTGACACGGTTCTCGGCTCGGGTCTGCAGACCACGATCCGGGAGTTGCGGGCCGGGCGGATCGGCACTGCGCTGAATGCTCTGGTTCTGTTCCAGACGCCTGGGCCGCATTCCTGGCACCCGAGCCCGGAGTTCCTCTTCGATGTCGGTGGCGGGCCGCTGTTCGATATCGGTCCGTATTACCTGACGGCGCTGGTTCACCTACTCGGTCCGGTCGCCTCGGTCAGTGCGACCGCCTCGACGGCGCAGGCCACCCGGGTGATCGGAGCCGGCCCGAAGGCGGGCACCGAGTTCCCGGTGAACGTGCCCACCCACCACGGCGCGCTCATCCAGTTCGAGTCCGGTGCCGCGGCCCAGGCGGTGTTCAGCTTCGAGTCCGAGATCAAGCGGACGTTGCTGGAGGTCACGGGTTCAGCCGGTTCGGTCGTGGTGCCCGACCCCAACAAGTTCGAAGGCGCCACCACGCTCTGGGCGCCCGGGGTCGGCGAGGCCGAGGAGATTCCCTCCGCGGGGGTGACCACCACGCGCGGCACTGGCGTGGTCGAGCTCGCACGTGCGATCCGCGCCGGTGAGGCTGAGCGCGCATCCGGCGAGATCGCTTTCCACGTGCTCGACGTGATGATCTCCATCGACGAGGCGGCGGCCTCCGGCACCGCGGTCGAGGTGGGCAGCACAGTCACCGTCCCGGACGCACTCCCGGCCGAGTGGGACCCCACCGCCGCCACCCTCTGA
- a CDS encoding dicarboxylate/amino acid:cation symporter, which yields MSTGTTSEAPRRSRLRLPSFSVQIILGLVLGAVLGWVALQMGTVGADENPNWLTETLATIGGSFVTLLRAIVPPLVFLAIVASIANLRKVSNAARLAGQTLLWFAITAGISVAIGMALGLITRPGENTSISADLAEAPSRTGSWVDFLTGLIPSNVLGLDAGLRGDSVSLNFNVLQIVVIALVVGIAALRSGQKADAFLSFNASALAVIQKVLWWIIRLAPIGTLGLIGRAVATYGTELFAPLATFAVAIYIGLAIVLFVLYPVLLRVNGLPALPYYKGAWPAIQLGFVSRSSIGTLPVTERVTERNLGVPREYASFAVPLGATTKMDGCAAIYPAIAAIFVAQFYGIDLSVTDYLLIAFVSVVGSAATAGLTGALVMLTLTLSTLGLPLEGVGLLLAVDPILDMGRTAVNVAGQALVPTIVAKREGILDEDRYRAGNAENLFADEAVSDREPEPANA from the coding sequence GTGTCGACCGGCACCACCTCTGAAGCTCCACGTCGCTCCCGATTGCGACTTCCCTCGTTCAGCGTCCAGATCATCCTCGGCCTGGTCCTCGGCGCCGTGCTCGGATGGGTCGCCCTGCAGATGGGTACCGTCGGGGCCGACGAGAACCCGAACTGGCTCACCGAGACCCTCGCCACGATCGGCGGGTCCTTCGTGACCCTCCTGCGCGCGATCGTCCCCCCGCTGGTCTTCCTGGCGATCGTTGCCTCGATCGCGAACCTCCGGAAGGTCTCCAACGCGGCGCGGCTCGCCGGTCAGACCCTGCTGTGGTTCGCTATCACCGCGGGTATCTCCGTGGCCATCGGTATGGCGCTCGGCCTCATCACCCGGCCCGGTGAGAACACCTCGATCAGCGCCGACCTCGCCGAGGCGCCCAGCCGCACGGGTAGCTGGGTCGACTTCCTCACCGGCCTGATCCCCAGCAACGTCCTCGGGCTCGACGCCGGGCTGCGTGGAGACTCGGTCTCGCTGAACTTCAACGTGCTGCAGATCGTGGTGATCGCCCTCGTCGTGGGGATCGCGGCTCTGCGTTCCGGCCAGAAGGCTGACGCCTTCCTCAGCTTCAACGCCTCCGCTCTCGCGGTCATCCAGAAGGTGCTGTGGTGGATCATCCGCCTCGCACCGATCGGCACGCTCGGTCTCATCGGGCGGGCGGTGGCCACCTATGGGACGGAGCTGTTCGCGCCGTTGGCGACCTTCGCCGTCGCGATCTACATCGGTCTGGCCATCGTGCTGTTCGTGCTCTATCCCGTGCTGCTGCGGGTCAACGGGCTGCCAGCGCTGCCGTACTACAAGGGCGCGTGGCCGGCCATTCAGCTCGGCTTCGTCTCCCGCTCCTCGATCGGCACCCTGCCGGTGACCGAGCGGGTGACCGAGCGCAACCTCGGAGTCCCGCGCGAGTACGCCTCGTTCGCCGTGCCGCTGGGGGCGACCACGAAGATGGACGGCTGCGCCGCGATCTACCCGGCGATCGCTGCGATCTTCGTCGCCCAGTTCTACGGCATCGACCTGTCGGTCACCGATTACCTGCTCATCGCCTTCGTCTCCGTGGTCGGATCTGCCGCGACAGCGGGACTCACCGGGGCGCTGGTGATGCTCACCCTGACCCTGTCCACCCTCGGGCTGCCGCTGGAGGGTGTGGGTCTGCTGCTCGCCGTCGATCCCATCCTGGACATGGGGCGCACGGCCGTGAACGTGGCCGGCCAGGCGCTGGTGCCCACGATCGTGGCCAAGCGGGAGGGCATCCTCGACGAGGATCGCTATCGCGCCGGCAACGCCGAGAACCTCTTCGCCGACGAGGCCGTGTCCGACCGGGAACCGGAACCGGCCAACGCCTGA
- a CDS encoding helix-turn-helix domain-containing protein, producing MIDDVRDISADASTALSVVNVRDAAPVAGVNEILSLADELSRIGDAGSQLARAIESATGLRAGEVQVLAAVAAGAEHHRAIASTIGQVPEAAEATVDGLAERGLIGRHSHESDPSGELGLVHVSPSGQAVLEQVEAVRIRLADALFGALGLEKAQELRRTLTAVAEIVETPALR from the coding sequence ATGATCGACGACGTCCGAGACATCAGCGCCGACGCCAGCACTGCACTATCCGTGGTGAACGTCCGTGACGCGGCCCCGGTTGCGGGGGTGAACGAGATCCTCTCCCTGGCTGACGAACTCAGTCGCATCGGCGATGCCGGGTCGCAGCTCGCGCGGGCGATCGAGTCCGCCACCGGGCTGCGCGCCGGCGAGGTGCAAGTGCTCGCAGCGGTCGCAGCGGGGGCGGAGCACCACCGGGCGATTGCCAGCACCATCGGTCAGGTACCCGAGGCAGCGGAAGCCACCGTGGATGGGCTCGCCGAGCGTGGGCTCATCGGGCGGCACTCGCACGAGTCCGATCCCAGCGGAGAACTCGGCCTCGTCCACGTCTCCCCGAGCGGGCAGGCCGTGCTGGAACAGGTCGAGGCCGTGCGCATTCGCCTCGCCGACGCGCTCTTCGGGGCGCTCGGACTCGAGAAGGCGCAGGAACTGCGGCGGACCCTGACGGCGGTGGCCGAGATCGTGGAGACGCCCGCCTTGCGCTGA
- a CDS encoding rhamnogalacturonan acetylesterase yields MTIHLAGDSTVAPGPLDGSGVIGWGGVLQEFVDEPVVNRAFGGATTDSFVAQGNWQATIDAVEVGDVVVIQFGHNDQKDADLEADGRYTENLGRFVAEVRERGGSPVLATSVERLLRDDGGAVSVSHGSYPRAVRRLGRRLDVPVIELTAFTRWLYEWLGTEAGPLLFPHGKPDRSPEEARDTTHFGLAGARAVAGFVAQNLRAIRGQDDDHEPLGLWVMQQ; encoded by the coding sequence ATGACCATCCATCTCGCAGGTGACTCCACGGTGGCACCCGGCCCGCTCGACGGGTCTGGTGTGATCGGCTGGGGCGGAGTGCTCCAGGAGTTCGTCGACGAGCCGGTCGTCAACCGTGCATTCGGCGGCGCCACGACCGATTCCTTCGTGGCGCAGGGGAACTGGCAGGCGACCATCGACGCGGTCGAGGTGGGGGACGTCGTCGTGATCCAGTTCGGGCACAACGATCAGAAGGACGCCGATCTCGAAGCCGATGGGCGCTACACCGAGAATCTTGGACGGTTCGTCGCCGAGGTGCGCGAACGTGGCGGGTCGCCGGTGCTGGCGACGTCAGTGGAACGGCTGCTGCGCGATGACGGGGGAGCGGTGAGCGTCTCCCACGGCTCCTACCCGCGGGCCGTGCGCCGCCTCGGACGCCGCCTGGACGTCCCGGTGATCGAGCTCACCGCCTTCACCCGGTGGCTCTACGAGTGGCTCGGTACCGAGGCGGGCCCGCTGCTGTTCCCGCACGGCAAGCCGGACCGAAGCCCGGAGGAAGCCCGCGACACGACCCACTTCGGACTCGCCGGAGCACGGGCAGTGGCCGGCTTCGTCGCCCAGAACCTGCGAGCGATCCGGGGCCAGGACGACGACCACGAACCGCTCGGGCTCTGGGTCATGCAGCAGTAG
- the ribD gene encoding bifunctional diaminohydroxyphosphoribosylaminopyrimidine deaminase/5-amino-6-(5-phosphoribosylamino)uracil reductase RibD, whose protein sequence is MAHPDGGAHDARSGDHDRVVAALERAVELSARGLGRVSPNPAVGCVILDAEGHMAGEGWHARPGGPHAEVVALDGARTPSSAAGGTAVVTLEPCPHTGRTGPCTQALLKAGISRVVYAVADPLHEGGGEVLQQAGVEVHGPGSDLVPAEFTQSAAFVNEPWLTAQRTSRPHVTWKFAATLDGRSAAADGTSRWITGDEVRADVHQLRDSVDAVLIGAGTQRTDDPQLTVRPAPQDGRQPLRVILDPSGTTAPGSRVLDAAAPTLLVLGTDAPEPDAPDRVQIARVPKAMKEAGGLDLDSVLATLYARDVRSILLEGGPSLAGSFLAAGLVDRVVAYLAPALLGAGPAALADAGVATIAGTHRLEPIDVTTLGPDIRLIARPTRRTDR, encoded by the coding sequence GTGGCCCACCCCGACGGCGGAGCCCACGATGCCCGCTCCGGTGACCATGATCGTGTGGTCGCCGCCCTTGAGCGCGCCGTCGAGCTGAGCGCCCGCGGTCTCGGCCGGGTCAGCCCGAACCCTGCCGTGGGATGCGTGATCCTCGACGCTGAGGGTCACATGGCCGGCGAGGGCTGGCACGCCCGCCCCGGTGGCCCGCATGCCGAGGTTGTTGCGCTGGACGGCGCCCGCACCCCTTCCAGCGCCGCGGGCGGGACCGCTGTCGTCACTCTCGAGCCGTGCCCCCACACCGGCCGCACGGGCCCATGCACGCAAGCCCTGCTCAAGGCTGGGATCTCGCGTGTGGTCTATGCCGTCGCCGATCCGCTGCACGAGGGTGGGGGAGAGGTGCTGCAACAGGCAGGCGTGGAGGTGCACGGCCCCGGCAGCGACCTCGTGCCCGCCGAGTTCACGCAGTCAGCCGCCTTCGTCAACGAACCCTGGCTGACGGCGCAGCGCACCTCCCGCCCGCACGTCACCTGGAAATTCGCCGCCACCCTCGACGGCCGGTCCGCGGCCGCCGACGGCACTAGCAGGTGGATCACCGGAGACGAGGTCCGGGCTGACGTGCACCAGCTGCGTGACAGCGTCGACGCGGTGCTCATCGGGGCAGGCACCCAGCGCACGGACGACCCGCAACTGACCGTCCGGCCGGCGCCGCAGGACGGACGCCAGCCGCTCCGGGTGATCCTCGACCCGAGCGGTACCACGGCTCCCGGTTCCCGGGTGCTGGACGCCGCAGCGCCGACGCTGCTGGTGCTTGGCACGGATGCACCCGAACCCGATGCCCCGGACCGCGTGCAGATCGCGCGCGTGCCCAAGGCGATGAAGGAGGCAGGCGGTCTCGACCTGGACTCGGTGCTCGCCACCCTCTACGCCCGCGACGTCCGATCGATCCTCCTTGAGGGTGGCCCGAGCCTGGCCGGCTCGTTCCTCGCCGCCGGTCTCGTCGATCGCGTCGTCGCCTACCTCGCTCCCGCACTCCTTGGCGCCGGCCCGGCAGCCCTCGCCGACGCCGGTGTGGCCACGATCGCCGGCACCCACCGCCTCGAGCCGATCGACGTCACCACCCTCGGCCCCGACATCCGACTCATCGCCCGCCCGACCCGCCGAACGGACCGTTGA